In one window of Prionailurus bengalensis isolate Pbe53 chromosome B3, Fcat_Pben_1.1_paternal_pri, whole genome shotgun sequence DNA:
- the LOC122467864 gene encoding olfactory receptor 4F3/4F16/4F29, with translation MDGGNHSVVSEFVFLGLTHSWEIQLLLLVFSSVLYVASMTGNILIVFSVTVDPHLHSPMYFLLANLSFIDLGACSATSPKMIYDLFRKHKVISFGGCIAQIFFIHVIGGVEMVLLIAMAFDRYVAICKPLHYLTIMSPRMCVLFLAAAWALGVSHSLFQLAFIVNLPFCGPNVLDSFYCDLPRLLRLACTDTYRLQFMVTVNSGFICVGSFFILLISYVIILFSVWKHSSGGSSKAISTLSAHITVVLLFFGPTMFVYTWPHPNSQMDKFLAIFDAVITPFLNPVIYTFRNKEMKAAIKRVCRQLVIYRKIS, from the coding sequence ATGGATGGAGGGAATCACTCGGTTGTGTCTGAGTTTGTGTTTCTGGGACTCACTCATTCATGGGAGATCCAGCTTCTCCTCCTGGTGTTCTCCTCTGTGCTCTATGTGGCAAGCATGACCGGGAACATCCTCATTGTGTTCTCTGTGACCGTTGATCCTCACTTGCATTCCCCCATGTACTTCCTACTGGCCAATCTCTCTTTCATTGACTTGGGAGCCTGCTCTGCCACCTCACCCAAGATGATTTATGACCTTTTCAGAAAGCACAAAGTCATCTCCTTTGGAGGCTGCATCGCCCAGATCTTCTTCATCCACGTCATTGGTGGTGTGGAGATGGTGCTGCTCATCGCCATGGCCTTTGACAGATATGTTGCCATCTGCAAGCCTCTCCACTACTTGACCATCATGAGCCCACGAATGTGCGTTTTGTTTCTGGCTGCTGCCTGGGCCCTTGGTGTCAGTCACTCACTGTTCCAACTAGCATTCATTGTTAATTTACCCTTCTGTGGTCCTAATGTATTGGACAGCTTTTACTGTGACCTTCCTCGGCTCCTCAGACTGGCCTGTACAGATACCTACAGATTGCAGTTCATGGTCACTGTTAACAGTGGGTTTATCTGTGTGGGTTCCTTCTTCATACTCCTCATCTCCTACGTCATCATCCTTTTTTCTGTTTGGAAACATTCCTCAGGTGGTTCATCCAAAGCCATTTCCACCCTGTCAGCTCACATCACTGTggtccttttgttttttggtccaACCATGTTTGTCTATACATGGCCACATCCCAATTCCCAGATGGACAAATTTCTTGCCATTTTTGATGCAGTCATCACTCCTTTTCTGAATCCAGTCATCTACACGTTCAGGAATAAAGAGATGAAGGCAGCAATCAAGAGAGTATGCAGACAGCTAGTGATTTACAGGAAGATCTCATAA